In Planktothrix serta PCC 8927, a single genomic region encodes these proteins:
- a CDS encoding LysR family transcriptional regulator gives MMQATLHQLKVFEAVARHSSFTKAAEEMMITQPTVSTQVKQLTQTIGLPLFEQIGKQLYLTEAGEALLSTCQNIFEQLDNLEMQIAALKGTKQGRLRLGVVSTAKYFVPRVLGHFCQQYPGIDIALQVTNHATLIQRMHDNQDDLYILSQPPEDLALSTQPFLDNPLVVVARQDHPLAGEKNIPIKSLAGEPFIMREQGSGTRLSVQKLFERYKVAVKVRLELGSNEAIKQAIAGGLGISVLSQHTLIAEQLMGELTILDVQHFPIHLRWYVTHLEGKQLSIIAETFLQFLLENSNHVPLLGTLALQSGTLLGNHQGDLVKMG, from the coding sequence TTGATGCAGGCAACCTTACATCAACTGAAAGTATTCGAGGCGGTGGCGCGTCATAGTAGCTTTACTAAAGCCGCCGAAGAAATGATGATTACACAGCCAACGGTTTCAACCCAAGTTAAACAACTAACTCAAACCATCGGTTTACCGTTATTTGAACAAATTGGCAAGCAACTGTATCTGACTGAAGCGGGAGAAGCGTTGTTATCTACTTGTCAGAATATTTTTGAACAGTTAGATAATTTAGAAATGCAAATTGCAGCATTAAAAGGTACAAAACAAGGACGGTTACGGTTAGGAGTTGTTTCAACGGCTAAATATTTTGTCCCCAGAGTCTTAGGGCATTTTTGTCAACAATATCCAGGGATTGATATTGCTTTACAGGTGACTAATCATGCCACCTTAATTCAACGAATGCACGATAATCAAGATGATTTATATATTCTCAGTCAACCGCCTGAAGATCTGGCGTTATCTACTCAACCATTTTTAGATAATCCTTTAGTCGTTGTGGCGCGACAAGATCATCCTTTAGCGGGAGAAAAAAATATTCCGATTAAATCTTTAGCGGGAGAACCTTTTATTATGCGAGAACAAGGTTCAGGAACACGACTCTCGGTTCAAAAACTATTTGAACGTTATAAAGTTGCGGTGAAAGTGCGGTTAGAATTAGGCAGTAATGAAGCGATTAAACAAGCGATCGCCGGAGGTTTAGGAATTTCGGTTTTATCTCAACATACCCTGATTGCAGAACAGTTAATGGGAGAATTAACCATTTTAGATGTACAACATTTTCCGATTCATCTGCGCTGGTATGTCACTCATTTAGAAGGAAAACAACTGTCTATTATTGCCGAGACTTTTTTACAATTTTTATTAGAAAATAGTAATCATGTTCCCTTATTAGGAACCCTGGCTTTACAGAGTGGAACTTTGCTCGGAAATCATCAGGGAGATTTAGTTAAAATGGGATAA
- a CDS encoding putative toxin-antitoxin system toxin component, PIN family gives MSIRVVFDTNILIATVLSQRGSPYQCLRLAHLGQIQSVTCQEILDEFREKLQFKFRYSLEKVESEVEMIANCSELAIISNTLNVIITDPDDNMVLECAVIGQANYIVTGDKKHLLPLKNYQGIEIVNAADFLSLMGQGRV, from the coding sequence GTGTCAATAAGAGTTGTGTTTGATACTAATATTCTGATTGCAACTGTTCTCTCGCAACGAGGTAGTCCCTATCAGTGTTTGCGACTTGCTCATTTAGGTCAAATTCAATCTGTAACTTGTCAAGAAATTCTGGATGAGTTTCGAGAAAAACTACAGTTTAAATTTCGCTATTCATTAGAAAAAGTTGAGTCAGAAGTTGAAATGATAGCTAACTGTTCAGAGTTGGCTATCATTTCTAATACTCTTAATGTAATTATTACTGATCCTGATGATAATATGGTGTTAGAATGTGCAGTTATTGGTCAGGCAAATTATATCGTAACTGGAGATAAGAAACATTTACTTCCTTTAAAAAATTATCAAGGAATTGAAATTGTGAATGCGGCAGATTTTTTAAGTTTAATGGGTCAGGGGCGGGTTTAG
- a CDS encoding aldo/keto reductase, whose translation MNNHQPLSLPKMGCGTWAWGNRLLWGYDPSMDAQLQQVFNRCVSQGVTLFDTGDSYGTGKLNGRSESLLGQFSQQYQGINQDQICIATKLAPYPWRLTRKSMINACENSAKRLGKNVDLVQMHWSTANYAPWQEWNLLEGLGDLYEQGLVKGVGLSNYGPKRLKKVYQKLADRGIPISTLQVQYSLLSTYPVTELGLKQVCDELGIQLIAYSPLGLGLLTGKFSENTPLPKGIRGGLFKKLLPGIQPILGCLKEIAEFRSKTLTQVALNWCICKGTIPIPGAKNLEQAQDNLGALGWYLDSGEVAGLDNAVMRSNQQMVQNIFQTS comes from the coding sequence ATGAACAATCATCAACCCCTGTCTTTACCTAAAATGGGATGTGGAACTTGGGCCTGGGGAAATCGCCTATTATGGGGTTATGATCCCAGTATGGATGCACAATTACAACAAGTATTTAATCGGTGTGTCAGTCAGGGTGTAACGTTATTTGATACGGGAGATTCCTATGGGACAGGTAAATTAAACGGACGCAGTGAATCACTTTTAGGACAGTTTTCTCAACAATATCAAGGAATTAATCAAGACCAGATTTGTATCGCCACAAAATTAGCCCCCTATCCCTGGAGATTAACTCGCAAATCGATGATTAATGCCTGTGAAAATTCAGCTAAACGATTAGGAAAAAATGTTGATTTAGTTCAGATGCACTGGTCTACAGCTAATTACGCACCTTGGCAAGAATGGAATTTATTAGAGGGTTTAGGAGATTTATATGAACAGGGATTAGTTAAGGGAGTGGGGTTATCAAATTATGGGCCGAAACGGTTAAAAAAAGTGTATCAAAAATTAGCAGATCGAGGAATTCCGATTTCAACTTTACAGGTACAATATTCTTTATTATCAACTTATCCCGTAACCGAATTAGGGTTAAAACAGGTTTGTGATGAATTAGGAATTCAATTAATTGCCTATAGTCCGTTGGGGTTGGGATTATTAACGGGAAAATTCTCGGAAAATACTCCTTTACCTAAAGGCATTCGGGGAGGATTATTTAAAAAATTATTACCTGGAATTCAACCAATTTTAGGTTGTTTGAAAGAGATTGCTGAATTTCGGTCTAAAACCTTAACACAAGTTGCTTTAAATTGGTGTATTTGTAAAGGTACAATTCCAATTCCTGGGGCAAAAAACCTAGAGCAAGCGCAAGACAATTTAGGGGCGTTAGGGTGGTATTTGGACTCAGGAGAAGTGGCAGGGTTAGATAATGCTGTGATGCGTTCTAATCAACAAATGGTACAGAATATTTTTCAGACTTCTTAG
- a CDS encoding nitrate ABC transporter ATP-binding protein (This model describes the ATP binding subunits of ATP-binding cassette (ABC) transporters for nitrate transport, or for bicarbonate transport, in bacteria and archaea.), with protein sequence MTTTKTSASTFGKKFTKTSKIKNQPYLVFDHVSKVYPTPKGPYTVLKDVNLTINEGEFICVIGHSGCGKSTLLNMVSGFNIPSDGKVTLRSKPILKPGPDRMVVFQNYALLPWRTVFENVYLAVNAVHPNKSQVEKNAIVRDHLAMVGLSEAAEKKPPQISGGMKQRAAIARALAIRPEVLILDEPFGALDAITKEELQEELLKIWNDHRCTVLMITHDIDEALFLADRLVMMTNGPSATIGEILEIPFERPRDRTQIMEDPEYYNLRNYALDFLYRRFAHDDE encoded by the coding sequence ATGACTACAACTAAAACTTCTGCGTCTACCTTTGGTAAAAAATTTACTAAAACATCAAAAATAAAAAATCAGCCTTATTTAGTGTTTGATCACGTTTCTAAGGTTTATCCGACTCCTAAAGGGCCGTACACGGTTTTAAAAGATGTTAATCTCACGATTAATGAAGGAGAATTTATTTGTGTGATTGGACATTCTGGGTGTGGAAAATCGACGTTATTAAATATGGTTTCGGGGTTTAATATTCCTTCTGATGGTAAGGTAACATTACGCTCAAAACCGATTTTAAAACCTGGCCCCGACCGCATGGTAGTGTTTCAAAACTATGCCTTATTACCTTGGCGAACGGTATTTGAAAATGTTTATTTAGCGGTTAATGCCGTTCATCCGAATAAATCTCAAGTCGAAAAAAATGCTATTGTTCGAGATCATTTAGCGATGGTAGGCTTATCAGAAGCCGCTGAGAAAAAACCGCCTCAAATTTCAGGGGGGATGAAACAACGGGCGGCGATCGCACGGGCTTTAGCCATTCGTCCTGAAGTGTTAATTTTAGATGAACCTTTTGGGGCGTTGGATGCAATTACCAAGGAAGAATTGCAGGAAGAATTGTTAAAAATTTGGAATGATCATCGCTGTACGGTGTTAATGATTACCCATGATATTGATGAGGCATTATTCCTAGCAGATCGGTTAGTGATGATGACAAATGGCCCCTCAGCAACCATTGGAGAAATTTTAGAAATTCCCTTTGAACGTCCGCGCGATCGCACTCAAATTATGGAAGATCCCGAATATTATAACCTCAGAAATTATGCCCTCGATTTCCTCTATCGTCGGTTTGCCCATGATGATGAATAA
- a CDS encoding CmpA/NrtA family ABC transporter substrate-binding protein — protein sequence MSQFSNGYSRRKFLITAGVSAASTLFLKGCLGNPPEPTANAGNSPSTVVPVANISPEQAPEVTKIKLGFIPIVESAPLIIAKEKGFFAKYGMSDVEVSKQANWASARDNVTIGSSGGGIDGGQWQMPMPHLMTEGIITGGKKVPMYVLAQLNTNGNGVAVANLHTGKNVGLNLQSAAEYIRSFPSTNGRKFKAAHTFPNVNQDFWIRYWFAAGGIDPDIDIDLIAVPPAETVQGMRNGTMDAFSTGDPWPYRIVADNIGYMACISNEIWPYHPEEYLAIRADWVDQHPKATKAVLKGLMEAQQWCDKPENRAELIAIVSGRNYFNIPKDVITPPYQGNYQMGDGKPAIQDFNKGPLYWKDPIGSVSYPYKSHDLWFLTESIRWGFHKGQIQDIAQAKALVDKVNREDIWREAAQEAGFTADIPTSTSRGVEKFFDGITFDPANPEAYLQSLTIKKV from the coding sequence ATGTCTCAATTTTCAAACGGTTATTCTCGCAGAAAATTTTTAATTACCGCCGGAGTTTCAGCCGCTAGTACCCTCTTTTTAAAAGGATGTTTAGGCAACCCACCCGAACCCACCGCTAACGCTGGAAATTCACCTAGTACAGTTGTTCCTGTGGCAAATATTAGCCCAGAACAAGCTCCAGAAGTCACAAAAATTAAACTCGGTTTTATTCCCATTGTGGAATCTGCCCCATTAATTATTGCTAAAGAAAAAGGCTTTTTTGCTAAGTATGGAATGAGCGATGTTGAAGTCTCCAAACAAGCAAATTGGGCTTCAGCACGGGATAACGTAACCATTGGGTCAAGTGGGGGCGGAATTGATGGCGGACAGTGGCAAATGCCCATGCCTCATTTAATGACAGAAGGCATTATTACCGGGGGCAAAAAAGTTCCCATGTATGTCTTAGCCCAGCTTAATACAAATGGTAATGGGGTGGCAGTTGCTAACCTTCATACGGGTAAAAATGTCGGGCTAAATCTGCAATCTGCGGCAGAATATATTCGCAGTTTTCCAAGTACCAATGGACGTAAATTTAAAGCGGCTCATACCTTCCCCAATGTGAATCAAGATTTTTGGATTCGTTATTGGTTCGCAGCAGGTGGAATAGACCCCGATATTGATATTGATTTGATTGCAGTTCCTCCCGCAGAAACGGTTCAGGGAATGCGGAATGGAACGATGGATGCCTTTAGTACAGGCGACCCTTGGCCCTATCGAATTGTTGCTGATAATATCGGTTATATGGCTTGTATTAGTAATGAAATATGGCCCTATCATCCTGAAGAATATTTAGCCATTCGTGCCGACTGGGTTGATCAACATCCCAAGGCAACAAAAGCTGTATTAAAAGGCTTAATGGAAGCCCAACAATGGTGTGATAAACCGGAAAATCGAGCCGAATTAATAGCGATTGTTTCTGGACGAAATTATTTTAATATTCCCAAAGATGTGATCACTCCTCCCTATCAAGGAAACTATCAGATGGGAGACGGAAAACCCGCCATTCAAGACTTTAATAAAGGCCCCTTGTATTGGAAAGATCCCATTGGCAGTGTTTCCTATCCCTATAAAAGCCATGATTTATGGTTTTTAACTGAAAGCATTCGTTGGGGTTTCCATAAGGGTCAAATTCAAGATATTGCCCAAGCTAAAGCCTTAGTTGATAAGGTAAATCGTGAGGATATTTGGCGGGAAGCGGCTCAAGAAGCGGGATTTACGGCTGATATTCCCACTTCAACTTCACGAGGGGTTGAAAAATTCTTTGATGGCATTACCTTTGATCCCGCAAATCCTGAAGCTTATCTTCAAAGTTTAACCATCAAAAAAGTATAG
- a CDS encoding ABC transporter ATP-binding/substrate-binding protein (This model describes the ATP binding subunits of ATP-binding cassette (ABC) transporters for nitrate transport, or for bicarbonate transport, in bacteria and archaea.), producing MAKPLIEVEQIDKVFPLAGGGQYIALKGIDLQIKKGEFVSLIGHSGCGKSTLLNMVAGLDLPSEGIVTIEGQKITKPGPDRMVVFQNYSLLPWRTVRENIALAVDSVMKGLPLGERKTIIESHIDMVGLRHAVDKYPAQLSGGMKQRVAIARALALRPKLLLLDEPFGALDALTRGNLQEQLMKICQDNQISALMVTHDVDEAVLLSDRIVMLTNGPESQIGQILEVDIPRPRQRMQVVEHPSYYRLRSEMIYFLNQQKLIKKMRAKKNKVIARHGLEKINLELGFVPLTACAPIAVAKELGFFEKHGLDEVHLVRESSWRGISDGIAGGYLDAAQMPSGMPLWMTLGGDDTKPVTVITSLTMTRNGNAITLARRFYDQGIYSLADFKRMLLSYPEQQHRMGVVHPSSMHNLLLRYWLASGGIDPDHDVELLTIPPAQMVVDLQAGTIDGFCVGEPWNLRAMMEDVGFTVATDLEIWPGHPGKVLGVREDWAAAYPNTHIALVKSLLEASAYCADPENANEIREILAQRTYLGTRAEYIQLADPNDTACNLDQPMRQYAHHQFFGEGVNRPSRTEQLWHIVQMARWGHTPFPRNWVEILERLCAVGAFSTAARELGLSEISYSRGTIQLFDGTKFDTEDPIGYLNSLKIKRDFTVTEVVLDTPRLKVA from the coding sequence ATGGCAAAACCATTAATTGAAGTTGAACAAATTGATAAAGTCTTTCCTTTAGCCGGAGGCGGTCAATATATAGCCCTCAAAGGCATTGATTTACAAATCAAAAAAGGTGAATTTGTTTCCTTAATTGGACACTCAGGGTGCGGAAAATCCACCTTATTAAATATGGTAGCCGGGTTAGATTTACCCTCAGAAGGAATTGTCACCATTGAAGGACAAAAAATAACCAAACCAGGGCCAGATCGGATGGTGGTGTTTCAAAACTATTCCTTATTACCCTGGCGAACAGTCCGAGAAAATATTGCTTTAGCGGTTGATTCTGTCATGAAAGGATTACCGTTAGGAGAACGAAAAACTATCATTGAAAGTCATATTGATATGGTAGGATTACGTCATGCTGTTGATAAATATCCCGCCCAATTATCCGGGGGAATGAAACAACGAGTTGCGATCGCTCGTGCCCTAGCTTTACGCCCGAAATTACTATTATTAGATGAACCCTTTGGAGCCTTAGATGCCTTAACACGGGGGAATCTTCAAGAACAATTAATGAAGATTTGCCAAGATAATCAAATCAGTGCCTTAATGGTGACTCACGATGTCGATGAAGCAGTTTTATTATCCGACAGAATTGTGATGTTAACCAACGGCCCCGAATCACAAATTGGGCAAATTTTAGAAGTAGATATTCCTCGTCCCCGCCAACGGATGCAAGTGGTAGAACACCCCAGTTACTATCGCTTACGGAGTGAAATGATTTATTTCCTCAATCAACAAAAACTAATCAAAAAAATGCGGGCGAAAAAGAATAAAGTTATTGCCCGTCATGGCCTAGAAAAAATTAATTTAGAACTCGGTTTTGTTCCCCTCACTGCCTGTGCCCCCATCGCCGTTGCTAAAGAACTGGGATTTTTTGAAAAACATGGTTTAGATGAAGTCCATCTGGTGCGAGAAAGCAGTTGGCGTGGCATTAGCGATGGCATTGCAGGAGGCTATTTAGACGCGGCTCAGATGCCCTCTGGGATGCCTCTGTGGATGACATTGGGGGGGGATGACACCAAACCCGTAACGGTGATTACATCGCTTACTATGACCCGCAACGGCAACGCCATTACCCTCGCCCGTCGCTTCTATGACCAAGGAATTTACAGCCTAGCCGACTTCAAACGGATGTTGCTGTCTTACCCAGAACAACAGCATCGCATGGGGGTTGTCCATCCCAGTTCCATGCACAACCTGTTACTGCGGTATTGGTTAGCCTCCGGGGGGATAGACCCTGACCATGATGTCGAACTGTTGACCATTCCGCCTGCCCAAATGGTGGTGGACTTACAAGCTGGCACTATTGATGGGTTCTGTGTTGGCGAACCTTGGAACCTGCGGGCGATGATGGAGGACGTCGGGTTTACGGTGGCGACGGACTTAGAAATTTGGCCGGGACACCCTGGAAAAGTCTTAGGGGTGCGGGAAGACTGGGCCGCAGCTTACCCCAATACCCATATTGCCTTAGTGAAATCGTTGTTAGAGGCGTCCGCCTATTGTGCTGACCCCGAAAATGCTAATGAAATTCGGGAAATTTTGGCCCAACGTACCTATCTGGGCACTCGCGCCGAATATATTCAGTTGGCTGATCCGAATGATACCGCGTGCAACCTGGATCAACCGATGCGTCAATATGCCCATCATCAATTTTTTGGTGAAGGCGTCAACCGTCCTAGTCGCACTGAACAACTTTGGCATATTGTTCAAATGGCACGTTGGGGGCATACTCCCTTCCCCCGCAACTGGGTAGAAATTTTAGAACGCTTATGTGCGGTGGGCGCTTTTAGTACCGCCGCCCGTGAATTAGGACTTTCTGAAATTAGTTATAGTCGGGGCACTATTCAATTATTTGATGGCACAAAATTTGATACTGAAGATCCCATTGGTTATCTCAATAGTTTGAAAATTAAACGGGATTTTACTGTGACAGAAGTTGTCTTAGATACGCCTCGCTTGAAAGTGGCTTGA
- the ntrB gene encoding nitrate ABC transporter permease — MTSTAKRRTSGNSFVDNLGEYWKKNSQNIILPLIGTLGFLIVWQLLYLSGITRLPGPLSVVTNEQTRILLMYPFYDRGGLDKGLFWQTLASLGRVAQGYSIAAIVGISVGILVGTNPILDKALDPLFQFLRMVAPLAWVPIALVAFQQNQPAAIFVIFITSVWPILINTKEGVKQIPDDYNNVARVLQLSRKEYYLNILFPSALPYIFTGLRIAVGLAWLAIIAAEIVMSGIVGIGFFIWDAYQQNYISDILLAVVYIGAVGLILDRGIGYIQQLIVPGERK, encoded by the coding sequence ATGACAAGTACCGCCAAAAGAAGAACGAGTGGAAATAGCTTTGTTGACAATTTGGGTGAATATTGGAAAAAGAACTCTCAAAATATTATTCTTCCCTTAATAGGAACCCTGGGTTTTTTAATAGTTTGGCAACTTTTATATCTATCAGGAATTACCCGTTTACCAGGGCCATTAAGTGTAGTTACTAATGAACAAACCCGCATTTTATTAATGTATCCCTTCTATGACCGAGGAGGTTTAGATAAAGGCTTATTCTGGCAAACCTTAGCCAGTTTAGGACGGGTGGCTCAAGGCTATTCAATTGCTGCCATTGTTGGCATTAGCGTCGGTATTTTAGTCGGAACAAACCCCATATTAGATAAAGCCTTAGATCCCTTATTTCAATTCTTACGCATGGTTGCACCTTTAGCCTGGGTTCCCATTGCCTTAGTTGCCTTTCAACAAAACCAACCCGCCGCGATTTTCGTGATTTTCATTACTTCCGTTTGGCCGATTTTAATCAACACCAAAGAAGGCGTTAAACAAATTCCTGATGATTACAATAACGTTGCCCGTGTGTTGCAACTCTCTCGCAAAGAATATTACTTAAATATTCTGTTTCCCTCTGCTTTACCTTACATTTTCACGGGATTAAGAATTGCCGTTGGTTTAGCTTGGTTAGCGATTATTGCTGCTGAAATCGTGATGTCTGGTATCGTCGGAATTGGTTTCTTTATCTGGGATGCTTACCAACAAAACTATATCAGCGACATTCTTTTAGCCGTCGTTTATATCGGTGCAGTTGGTTTAATTTTAGACCGAGGAATTGGTTACATTCAACAATTAATTGTTCCCGGTGAAAGAAAGTAA